CGAGGGACGTCTCCGCGCGGATCGGGACCTCGTGGATGCCGTCGCCGCGACCTTCCCCGGCGGGACGATCACCGGTGCGCCCAAACCCCGAACGATGGAGATCATCGACGAGGTCGAGACGACCCGGCGCGGGCCCTACACCGGCTCGATCGGGGTTTTCGGCTTCGACGGCCGCGCCACGCTGAACATGACGATCCGGACGCTGGTGCGCCGCGACGAGGAGTACTTCCTCCGAGTGGGTGCGGGGATCGTCCACGACTCCGAGCCCGAGAGCGAGTACGCCGAGACCATGGACAAGGGCCGCGCGCTGATTACGGCGATCGACGACGCGCTCGGCGACCGTGGCGAGCTGGCGGTCGAGCGCGCGACCGCGGCGGACGGCGGTGCAGCCGCGGCCGACGACGGGGAGGTCGGCGAACGATGACCCGGATCCTCGTGATCGACAACTACGACTCCTTTGCCTACAATCTCGTCCAGTACGCCGGTACGGCGGTCGACGCCCCCGAGAACGGCGAGGTCGTGGTGCGGCGCAACGACGCGATCGACGTCGCGGGGGTTCGAGAGCTGGATCCCGACGGGATCGTCGTTTCCCCAGGACCGGGCACGCCCGCCGAGGCCGGCGTGTCGATCCCGGTGTTCCGCGAGCTCGACTACCCGACTCTCGGGGTGTGTCTCGGTCATCAGGCGCTCTGTGCGGCCCACGGCGCGCCCGTCGGCCACGCGCCCAGCGTGGTCCACGGCAAACCCTCGACGGTCCGTCACGACGATCGAGGGGTCTTCGCAGGGCTGCCCGAGACGTTCGCCGCCGGTCGGTATCACTCCCTCGCGATCGAGCGCGACGACCTCCCCGATCCTCTCGTCGAAACGGCGCGATCCGAGGACGCCGAGACGACGGACGAGGATTCGCCAGCCCACACCGACGGCGTCGTGATGGGCGTGCGCCACCGCGAACTCCCCCACGAGGGCGTCCAGTTCCACCCCGAAAGCATCCTGACCGACGTCGGGATGGAAATGATGAAAAACTTCGAGCGGCGGTGTCGCCCGAACGATCGGTAGCACCAGGGGCTGAGCGCCTGATACTGGTGCTCAGCCCTCGGCGTCCGCCTGGCGCTCGGCCGCGCGCGCCACGTTCGCAACGAGCATGGCGAGCGTAACTGGGCCGACGCCACCGGGGACGGGCGTGATCGCCCCCGCGACCGACTCCGCACTCTCGAAGTCGACGTCGCCGACGACCTCGGTGCTTCCCTCGCTTCCCGATTCGACTCTGTTGGCGCTCACGTCGACGACCGTGACGCCAGGCGAGAGCATCGAGCCATCGACGAGCCCCGGCACACCGACGGCAGTCACGACGACGTCCGCGCGGCGGGTCACGCTCCCGAGATCCGAGGTTCGAGAGTGACAGACCGTCACTGTGGCGTTGCCGTCCGGGCACTTCTGGAGCAGGAGGTTCGCGAGCGGCTTCCCGACGATGGCCGAGCGGCCGACGATAGCGATGTCCTCGCCGGCGATCGGAATCTCGTGTGCTGTGAGCAGGCGGCGGACCGCGGCGGGCGTCGCCGGGAGATAACGGGGATCGTCCCGAACGAGCCGGCCGAGGTTCGCGAAGCTGAGACTGTCGACGTCTTTTGTTGGGTCGAGCCGTCGCCGCACGCCGGCGAGCGCGACGTGATCCGGCAGCGGGATCTGGACGAACACGCCGTCGATTTCGGGGTCGGCGCACAGTCGGTCGACCGTATGATGGAGTCGCTCCGCGGGTGCACCGGGATCGATTCGGACGTCCTGACTTGCGATGTCGAGGTCGCGACACGCCGCGTGTTTCAGTTCCACGAACCGCTCGTCGGCCGGATCGTCGCTCATCAGGACCGTGGCGAGCGTCGGCGTGACGCCCCGCTCGTCGAGTTCGCGGACGCGATCGTGCACGTCGGCCCGGATCTCGGCCGCGACCGGCTCGCCGCGCAGCCGTTCGGCGGACGGCATATGCTCCGTCTGGACCGGCCCGGGTTTGAACCTATCCGTGTGAGCGGGCGCACTCGAAGTATGCTACCGGGGAGGAGATTTTGACTAGCATCGGCGTACAACCACAGGAAGGCGGCGACCGATCGGACCGATCCGCAGATGGCGTTCCTCCCAACAGCATGAGAGCATCGGGCAAGTCACGACTCGAATGAGAACCGCAGACCACACGCCTCCCCAACCGATTCGCTCAGTCACTCCGTTCCTTCACTCATCCCTCGCGCGAGTCGCGCGTCTCCGGCGTCTGCTCGCGGGTGCTTCGCACCCGCTCGCACGGCCAGCGGGACCTCCGGTCCCGCTCGGCGCTCCCGCGCGCCACCGCTCCCCGGTGGTGAACCGATTTCCGCTGACAGTACCGCGGCTCACGACACGGCCGGCTGCGCGATCGATGGATGAGTGGGCGCAGAGAGAACGCCGCCGATGACTCCCGACATAAATGGGTGGTGCTGTTAACTCTTTCATTTATGATCCGGAGGAACAGTGTTCGAAGGCGATGGCAGAACCCGAACCACCGACCACCGAACGCGATTCGCACCCGAACCACCCGAACGTCGACCAGTCCGACCGCGTGCTCCCGCGAAATCTGCGCCAGTCCGGCGACCCCGGAATCGAGATGCTGGTCTCGACCCGCGTCCGGAAATCGCCGTTCTTCCACAAGTCGTTCAACGAGGAGGGTGCATGGCGCGCGACGGTCTACAACCGGATCTACCACCCCCGGGGGCTGGTCGAACCCGAGGACGGCGGAGCGATGGCGGAGTACGAGGCACTGACCGAGGCCGTGACGCTGTGGGACGTCGCGGTCGAGCGCCAGATCCGCGTGAAAGGTCCCGATGCGGAGGCGCTCACCGACTACGTCATCACCCGGGACGCGACCGAGATCGAGCCGATGCACGGCAAGTACGTCATCCTCTGCAACGAGGACGGCGGCGTGCTGAACGACCCCATTCTACTCCGCGTCGAGGACGACGAGTTCTGGTTCTCGATCTCCGATTCCACGCTCATGCAGTGGCTCGAAGGGGTGAACGTCGGCAAGGAGTTCGACGTCGCAATCGACGAGATCGACGTCGCCCCCATGCAGATTCAGGGTCCGCGCTCGGAGGACGTAATGGTCGAGGTCGTCGGCGAGGAGGTTTCCGAGATCCCCTACTACGGTCTGATGGAGGCCGAAATCGACGGCTGTCCCGTGCTCGTGAGCCAGACCGGGTTCTCGGGCGAGAAGGGCTTCGAGATCTACGTGAAAGAGGCGATGGAGAACGCAGAGCGGGTGTGGGACCCCGTACTGGAGACCGTGAAAGACCACGGTGGGATGCAGATCGCGCCGGGCCACCACCGTCGGATCGCGGCGGGCATCCTCTCGTGGGGCCAGGACATGGATCACGAGACCTCGCCGTTTCAGGTCAACCTCGGCTATCAGGTCCCCGACGACAAAGCGGGCGACTACGTCGGCAAGGAGGCACTCGAAGCCCAGCAGGAGCGGATCGAGAGCG
This portion of the Halococcus agarilyticus genome encodes:
- a CDS encoding anthranilate synthase component II gives rise to the protein MTRILVIDNYDSFAYNLVQYAGTAVDAPENGEVVVRRNDAIDVAGVRELDPDGIVVSPGPGTPAEAGVSIPVFRELDYPTLGVCLGHQALCAAHGAPVGHAPSVVHGKPSTVRHDDRGVFAGLPETFAAGRYHSLAIERDDLPDPLVETARSEDAETTDEDSPAHTDGVVMGVRHRELPHEGVQFHPESILTDVGMEMMKNFERRCRPNDR
- a CDS encoding bifunctional 5,10-methylenetetrahydrofolate dehydrogenase/5,10-methenyltetrahydrofolate cyclohydrolase produces the protein MPSAERLRGEPVAAEIRADVHDRVRELDERGVTPTLATVLMSDDPADERFVELKHAACRDLDIASQDVRIDPGAPAERLHHTVDRLCADPEIDGVFVQIPLPDHVALAGVRRRLDPTKDVDSLSFANLGRLVRDDPRYLPATPAAVRRLLTAHEIPIAGEDIAIVGRSAIVGKPLANLLLQKCPDGNATVTVCHSRTSDLGSVTRRADVVVTAVGVPGLVDGSMLSPGVTVVDVSANRVESGSEGSTEVVGDVDFESAESVAGAITPVPGGVGPVTLAMLVANVARAAERQADAEG
- a CDS encoding aminomethyltransferase family protein — its product is MAEPEPPTTERDSHPNHPNVDQSDRVLPRNLRQSGDPGIEMLVSTRVRKSPFFHKSFNEEGAWRATVYNRIYHPRGLVEPEDGGAMAEYEALTEAVTLWDVAVERQIRVKGPDAEALTDYVITRDATEIEPMHGKYVILCNEDGGVLNDPILLRVEDDEFWFSISDSTLMQWLEGVNVGKEFDVAIDEIDVAPMQIQGPRSEDVMVEVVGEEVSEIPYYGLMEAEIDGCPVLVSQTGFSGEKGFEIYVKEAMENAERVWDPVLETVKDHGGMQIAPGHHRRIAAGILSWGQDMDHETSPFQVNLGYQVPDDKAGDYVGKEALEAQQERIESGEYPFNLKMVGLKMAGEPIRDYAPDFWLVSDPDTGEECGYMTSPWHNPELETNIGLGFVPAEKLQQETDAALNDEIYEEDLDIEFQVHLPDEYAEESGESVYATVAEVPFKESVNPSAREQAKLNARKDAESE